The following proteins come from a genomic window of Natrinema saccharevitans:
- a CDS encoding acyl-CoA synthetase: MSYDTVYEAVSDRYEPGLGWDEHAHVGDETSLNVAEEALGRHAESDETGLRIRDFETGETATYSFAALAAAANRVSNYLLDHTERGDRVGAMLPTRFELYAVVFGTIQAGRIYLPLAPVFGPDALNYRLEDSGATTLVTTSEGCDAVDGDLSALERVVAIDGGSVEGDVTVDEYDAVRACDDAFEAVETHPNDPYSLTYTSGTTGPPKGVPTSHRGPIELYAYTEYVVDLRPDDVYLVAASPSWSYGLTMGTIMSGIRGTAIGCYRGQFDPRAFFETLEAWDVDNAMIPPTALRQSRAAGIDLEAWDVDLRVLLSAGESLDEETVSWCEDGLGAPPQDAYGLTEGGMVICNYAFDDWEVRPGSMGKVTPGEEVALLDDDGNEVERGEIGEIAIRRDEDARGAYWGRPEATLETFTGPWLRTGDLARRDEDGYYWYVSRADDVIISAGYRIGPAEVEETLLDHPAVEEAAVVGADHETRGQIVKAYVTLVGDREPAAALADELREFARAELSKHEYPREIEFLDALPKTASGKIKRAALAE, encoded by the coding sequence ATGTCATATGACACCGTCTACGAGGCCGTCTCCGACCGGTACGAACCGGGGCTGGGATGGGACGAACACGCCCACGTCGGCGACGAGACGTCGCTCAACGTCGCCGAGGAGGCGCTGGGACGCCACGCCGAGTCCGACGAGACCGGCCTTCGCATCCGGGACTTCGAGACCGGCGAGACCGCGACGTATTCCTTCGCGGCCCTCGCGGCGGCCGCGAACCGGGTCAGCAACTACCTGCTCGATCACACCGAGCGCGGCGACCGCGTCGGCGCGATGCTCCCGACGCGGTTCGAACTCTACGCCGTCGTCTTCGGGACGATCCAGGCCGGACGGATCTACCTGCCGCTCGCGCCGGTGTTCGGCCCCGACGCGTTGAACTACCGCCTCGAGGACTCGGGCGCGACGACACTCGTCACGACGAGCGAGGGCTGTGACGCCGTCGACGGCGACCTGTCGGCGCTCGAGCGCGTCGTCGCGATCGACGGCGGTTCGGTCGAGGGCGACGTGACGGTCGACGAGTACGACGCCGTCCGCGCGTGTGACGACGCGTTCGAGGCCGTCGAGACCCATCCGAACGACCCCTACTCGCTGACGTACACGTCGGGGACGACCGGGCCGCCAAAGGGCGTGCCGACGAGCCACCGCGGCCCGATCGAACTCTACGCCTACACCGAGTACGTCGTCGATCTGCGGCCGGACGACGTCTACCTGGTCGCGGCGTCGCCGTCGTGGTCCTACGGGCTCACCATGGGCACGATCATGTCCGGCATCCGCGGGACGGCCATCGGCTGCTACCGCGGACAGTTCGACCCCCGCGCGTTCTTCGAGACGCTCGAGGCGTGGGACGTCGACAACGCGATGATCCCGCCGACGGCGCTCAGACAGTCCCGGGCCGCCGGGATCGACCTCGAGGCGTGGGACGTCGATCTCCGGGTGCTGCTGTCGGCCGGCGAGTCGCTGGACGAGGAGACCGTCTCCTGGTGCGAGGACGGACTGGGCGCGCCGCCCCAGGACGCCTACGGGCTCACCGAGGGCGGGATGGTGATCTGCAACTACGCGTTCGACGACTGGGAGGTCCGGCCCGGGAGCATGGGGAAGGTCACCCCCGGCGAGGAGGTCGCGCTGTTGGACGACGACGGCAACGAGGTCGAGCGGGGCGAGATCGGCGAAATCGCGATCAGGCGCGACGAGGACGCACGGGGAGCGTACTGGGGCCGTCCCGAGGCGACCCTCGAGACCTTCACCGGTCCCTGGCTCCGGACCGGCGACCTCGCCCGGCGAGACGAGGACGGCTACTACTGGTACGTCAGCCGGGCCGACGACGTCATCATCTCGGCGGGCTACCGGATCGGCCCCGCGGAAGTCGAGGAGACGCTGCTCGACCATCCGGCGGTCGAGGAGGCCGCCGTCGTCGGGGCGGACCACGAGACGCGCGGCCAGATCGTCAAAGCCTACGTCACGCTCGTCGGCGACCGCGAGCCCGCCGCGGCGCTCGCGGACGAACTGCGCGAGTTCGCCCGCGCGGAACTCTCGAAACACGAGTACCCCCGCGAGATCGAGTTTCTGGACGCGCTCCCCAAGACCGCCAGCGGGAAGATCAAACGCGCCGCGCTCGCGGAGTGA
- a CDS encoding long-chain fatty acid--CoA ligase encodes MGVQLTLDKILERAVDLFPDRELVTKLPDGSVHRYTYADAYDRINQLAHALDDLGLDRGDRVGVVATNHYRHYELYFGPACSARSIHMCNMRLPDHHFVHTIDDAEDRVIFVDPGLIEKVEANADDLDTVEQYVVLDDEVPETDLEPVTDYESLLSGQPTDYEWPDIDEDAEYGMCHTSGTTGLPKGVAYSHRAMYLHSIMGGHVDANGIGERDTILPVVPMFHANGWGLPYGATLVGAKQVFPSVHTDPETIARLIDEEGVTFSAAVPTIWLEMAEFLDENPEVDISNIDRLTVGGSAPPESLIRKYDEEYDAPILQGWGMTETSPLGTLSTLRKETAELPSDEQYEYRAKAGIPVPGMQTRVIDDDGEEVPADGETMGELQVRSPWVTDGYHNRPEENEQAFTDDGYLRTGDIATRDEMGYIDVVDRDKDVIKSGGEWISSVQLENELIGHEAVSEATVIAVDHERWQERPMAVVVPRDGATVEADDLETHLAETFPSWWLPDGYEIVDEIPKTSTGKFDKKTLRDQFDVVLEAEDDEQAPQQ; translated from the coding sequence ATGGGTGTCCAGTTAACACTTGACAAGATACTCGAGCGGGCGGTCGACCTGTTTCCCGATCGGGAGCTGGTGACGAAACTGCCCGACGGGAGCGTGCATCGCTACACGTACGCCGACGCCTACGACCGGATCAATCAACTCGCGCACGCGCTCGACGACCTCGGCCTCGATCGGGGCGACCGGGTCGGCGTCGTCGCGACGAACCACTACCGCCACTACGAGCTCTACTTCGGGCCGGCGTGTTCGGCGCGGTCGATCCACATGTGCAACATGCGACTGCCCGACCACCACTTCGTCCACACGATCGACGACGCCGAGGACCGCGTGATCTTCGTCGATCCCGGGCTCATCGAGAAAGTCGAAGCCAACGCCGACGACCTCGATACGGTCGAGCAGTACGTCGTCCTGGACGACGAAGTGCCCGAGACCGACCTCGAGCCGGTGACCGACTACGAGTCGCTGCTTTCGGGCCAGCCGACCGACTACGAGTGGCCGGACATCGACGAGGACGCCGAGTACGGCATGTGTCACACGTCGGGGACGACGGGGCTGCCGAAAGGCGTCGCCTACTCCCACCGGGCGATGTACCTCCACAGCATCATGGGCGGCCACGTCGACGCCAACGGGATCGGCGAGCGCGACACGATTCTCCCCGTCGTGCCGATGTTCCACGCCAACGGCTGGGGGCTCCCCTACGGCGCGACGCTCGTGGGTGCAAAGCAGGTCTTCCCCTCGGTCCACACCGACCCCGAGACGATCGCCCGGCTGATCGACGAGGAGGGCGTGACCTTCTCCGCGGCCGTGCCGACGATCTGGCTCGAGATGGCGGAGTTCTTGGACGAGAACCCCGAGGTCGACATCTCGAACATCGACCGGCTGACGGTCGGCGGGTCGGCGCCGCCGGAGTCGCTCATCCGGAAGTACGACGAGGAGTACGACGCGCCGATCCTCCAGGGCTGGGGAATGACCGAGACCTCGCCGCTTGGCACGCTCAGCACGCTCCGAAAGGAGACGGCGGAACTGCCCAGCGACGAGCAATACGAGTACCGCGCGAAGGCCGGCATCCCCGTTCCGGGGATGCAGACCCGGGTGATCGACGACGACGGCGAGGAGGTCCCCGCCGACGGGGAGACGATGGGCGAACTGCAGGTCCGCAGCCCGTGGGTGACCGACGGCTACCATAATCGGCCCGAGGAGAACGAGCAGGCGTTTACCGACGACGGCTACCTGCGGACCGGCGACATCGCCACCCGCGACGAGATGGGGTACATCGACGTCGTCGACCGCGACAAGGACGTCATCAAGTCCGGCGGCGAGTGGATCTCCTCGGTCCAGCTCGAGAACGAACTGATCGGCCACGAGGCCGTCAGCGAGGCCACCGTCATCGCCGTCGACCACGAGCGCTGGCAGGAACGACCCATGGCGGTCGTGGTGCCGCGGGACGGCGCGACCGTCGAGGCGGACGACCTCGAGACCCACCTCGCCGAGACGTTCCCCTCGTGGTGGCTGCCCGACGGCTACGAGATCGTCGACGAGATTCCGAAGACCTCGACGGGCAAGTTCGACAAGAAGACGCTCCGGGACCAGTTCGACGTGGTCCTCGAGGCGGAAGACGACGAGCAGGCACCACAGCAGTAG
- a CDS encoding acyl-CoA dehydrogenase family protein, translating into MVANTIGGVSFDTDDETGLILESIDEFVAREVEPIVEELGDTYTNPRKGHHENGRWTDELLEAREEIRRKSAEAGFYAMNLPEDAGGDGISPVTWYRAKKRLASHGGGLERYVLAGPEGPKPLLLQAEGDQREKYLKPVVRGEKSTAFGQTEPGVGSDSPNMETTAEKDGDEWLINGRKQWITNAPYADFVQLFARTTPQEDVGRYGGITCFIVERDEYEIGSYNNAVGAEGSQAEIVLDGVRVPEDRVLGEVDEAFYAAMEFLSLGRLELGAEAVGYSEYLLSEAGEYVTEREAFGEPIGNFQQVSAKLAKGRAKTYAADAAGLKLAWKMAEDERTIMDSSVLKWFATNVLWEVADAAVQVHGANGLAEENPYMDLVHQARVLRIVEGTDEIQLNTIAKTMGITE; encoded by the coding sequence ATGGTAGCAAACACCATAGGCGGCGTGAGTTTCGACACCGACGACGAGACCGGACTGATCCTCGAGAGCATCGACGAGTTCGTCGCACGGGAGGTCGAGCCGATCGTCGAGGAGCTGGGCGACACCTACACGAACCCCCGAAAGGGCCACCACGAGAACGGCCGGTGGACCGACGAGCTGCTCGAGGCCCGCGAGGAGATCCGGCGGAAGTCTGCCGAGGCGGGCTTCTACGCGATGAACCTGCCCGAAGACGCGGGCGGCGACGGCATCTCGCCAGTCACTTGGTATCGGGCGAAGAAACGCCTCGCCAGCCACGGCGGCGGCCTCGAGCGCTACGTCCTGGCCGGGCCCGAGGGGCCGAAACCCCTGCTGTTGCAGGCCGAGGGCGACCAGCGCGAGAAGTACCTCAAGCCCGTGGTCCGCGGCGAGAAGTCGACGGCGTTCGGCCAGACCGAGCCCGGCGTGGGGTCGGATTCGCCGAACATGGAGACCACCGCGGAGAAAGACGGCGACGAGTGGCTCATCAACGGACGCAAGCAGTGGATCACCAACGCGCCCTACGCCGACTTCGTCCAGCTGTTCGCCCGGACGACGCCCCAGGAGGACGTCGGCCGCTACGGCGGCATCACCTGTTTCATCGTCGAGCGCGACGAGTACGAGATCGGCTCGTACAACAACGCCGTCGGCGCGGAGGGGTCACAGGCCGAGATCGTACTGGACGGCGTGCGAGTCCCCGAGGACCGCGTCCTCGGCGAGGTCGACGAGGCCTTCTACGCCGCGATGGAGTTTCTCTCGCTCGGGCGGCTCGAGCTTGGTGCCGAGGCCGTCGGGTACAGCGAGTACCTGCTCTCCGAGGCCGGCGAGTACGTCACCGAGCGGGAGGCCTTCGGCGAGCCGATCGGGAACTTCCAGCAGGTCTCGGCCAAGCTCGCCAAGGGACGGGCAAAGACCTACGCGGCCGACGCGGCGGGACTGAAACTCGCCTGGAAGATGGCCGAAGACGAGCGGACGATCATGGACTCGTCGGTGCTGAAGTGGTTCGCGACGAACGTCCTCTGGGAGGTCGCCGACGCGGCGGTACAGGTCCACGGCGCGAACGGGCTCGCCGAGGAGAACCCGTACATGGATCTGGTCCATCAGGCGCGGGTCCTGCGGATCGTCGAAGGGACCGACGAGATCCAGCTGAACACGATCGCGAAGACGATGGGCATCACGGAGTGA
- a CDS encoding amidase: MVTPPTDRTATGLARAIRDGEYSPTEVVDDVLERIRERNERTNAFVTVTDKLAREMAEDAERAIDEGEPLGPLHGVPVAIKDLDDVEGVRTTSGSLLFEDRVAESDSPFVARLKTAGAIVVGKTNAPEFGLGVTTDNRVAGPTGTPFDPDRVSGGSSGGAGAALADRLVPLAPGSDAGGSVRVPASFCGVYGLKPTQGVIPNVSRPNAFASHTPFSTNGPLARTVEDAALSLDVMAGVHPRDPFSVPKQESYRDAVDRPIDELEIAFSPGMGIYPVDPAVREVLEDAVSAFERAGATVDRVDPDLGHDNEAILEAYYTMATVRWRSLLENLRAEGFDPFGEDRDRLRPYLVDLVLDVDEPSTREYKRADVVRTRVLDGLADLFAEYDLLATATCATTPFPHGDEPAAIDGTEIEPYRGWVLTQPFNLTGQPAASVPAGFADGLPVGMQLAGRRHADDDVIAASAAVERQRPWHDAYPA; encoded by the coding sequence ATGGTAACTCCACCCACAGACAGGACTGCCACCGGGCTCGCGCGGGCGATCCGCGACGGCGAGTACTCGCCGACCGAGGTCGTCGACGACGTCCTCGAGCGGATCCGCGAACGGAACGAGCGGACGAACGCCTTCGTCACGGTGACCGACAAGTTGGCCCGCGAGATGGCCGAAGACGCGGAGCGAGCGATCGACGAGGGCGAACCGCTCGGGCCGTTACACGGCGTCCCCGTCGCGATCAAGGACTTAGACGACGTCGAAGGAGTCCGAACGACCTCCGGCTCCCTGCTCTTCGAGGACCGGGTCGCCGAGTCGGACTCGCCGTTCGTCGCTCGGCTCAAGACGGCGGGCGCGATCGTCGTCGGAAAGACCAACGCGCCCGAGTTCGGGCTCGGCGTCACGACCGATAACCGCGTCGCCGGGCCGACTGGAACGCCGTTCGATCCCGACCGCGTCTCGGGGGGCTCCTCCGGCGGGGCCGGCGCGGCGCTGGCCGACCGGCTCGTCCCGCTCGCGCCGGGCTCCGACGCCGGCGGCTCGGTTCGCGTTCCGGCGAGTTTCTGCGGCGTGTACGGATTGAAGCCCACGCAGGGCGTGATCCCGAACGTCAGCCGGCCGAACGCGTTCGCCAGTCACACCCCGTTCTCCACGAACGGGCCGCTGGCCCGGACGGTCGAGGACGCGGCGCTCTCGCTGGACGTGATGGCGGGGGTCCACCCGCGGGATCCGTTCTCGGTCCCGAAGCAGGAGTCCTACCGCGACGCCGTCGACCGGCCGATCGACGAGCTGGAGATCGCCTTCAGCCCCGGGATGGGGATCTATCCGGTCGACCCCGCCGTCCGCGAGGTCCTCGAGGACGCGGTCTCGGCGTTCGAGCGCGCCGGCGCGACGGTCGATCGGGTCGATCCGGACCTGGGACACGACAACGAGGCGATCCTCGAGGCCTACTACACCATGGCGACGGTGCGATGGCGATCGCTGCTCGAGAACCTCAGAGCGGAGGGGTTCGACCCGTTCGGCGAGGACCGGGACCGCCTGCGGCCGTACCTCGTCGATCTCGTCTTGGACGTCGACGAGCCGTCGACGCGGGAATACAAACGCGCTGACGTGGTCCGGACGCGCGTCCTCGACGGGCTGGCCGACCTGTTCGCGGAGTACGACCTCCTCGCGACGGCCACCTGCGCAACGACGCCGTTTCCCCACGGCGACGAGCCGGCGGCGATCGACGGCACCGAGATCGAGCCGTACCGGGGCTGGGTCCTCACCCAACCGTTCAACCTCACCGGCCAGCCGGCGGCCTCGGTCCCGGCCGGCTTCGCCGACGGGCTCCCCGTCGGGATGCAGCTCGCGGGACGGCGACACGCCGACGACGACGTTATCGCGGCCAGCGCCGCCGTCGAACGACAGCGACCGTGGCACGACGCGTACCCCGCGTGA
- a CDS encoding SDR family NAD(P)-dependent oxidoreductase, with translation MDFGLQDRTAVVTGGAGRIGSADCRLLADEGADVVVLDVDGEGATAVADEINETAGGGEAMALECDLTDREDVADSMAEVRDAFGGVDVLVNNAAMVDARSRVGDYDDGVWDRDVEINLTGTYNISKELFPRMCERGWGRIVNMSSMAGWYGGFGQFSYSATKAAMIGVGRTMALEGAQSGVTSNVIAPNIVVGDWADMSPEELRENVDEYYARIADATPMRHLGTEEDVANMVTYLCSEQASYVTGQVIGVTGGIDLFSF, from the coding sequence ATGGATTTCGGACTACAGGACCGGACCGCCGTCGTCACCGGCGGGGCCGGACGCATCGGAAGCGCAGACTGTCGACTGCTCGCCGACGAGGGCGCGGACGTCGTCGTCCTCGACGTCGATGGCGAGGGCGCGACGGCGGTCGCCGACGAGATCAACGAGACCGCCGGAGGCGGCGAGGCGATGGCACTCGAGTGCGATCTCACCGACCGCGAGGACGTCGCCGACTCGATGGCCGAGGTGCGCGACGCCTTCGGCGGCGTGGACGTCCTCGTGAACAACGCCGCGATGGTCGACGCCCGCTCGCGCGTCGGCGACTACGACGACGGCGTCTGGGACCGCGACGTGGAGATCAACCTCACCGGCACCTACAACATCAGCAAGGAGCTGTTCCCGCGGATGTGCGAGCGCGGCTGGGGACGGATCGTCAACATGTCCTCGATGGCCGGCTGGTACGGCGGTTTCGGCCAGTTTTCCTACTCCGCGACCAAAGCCGCCATGATCGGCGTCGGCCGGACGATGGCCCTCGAGGGGGCCCAGTCGGGGGTCACCTCCAACGTCATCGCGCCCAACATCGTCGTCGGCGACTGGGCCGATATGAGCCCCGAGGAACTCCGGGAGAACGTCGACGAGTACTACGCCCGCATCGCCGACGCGACGCCGATGCGCCACCTCGGGACCGAGGAGGACGTGGCCAACATGGTCACCTACCTCTGCTCGGAGCAGGCGAGTTACGTGACCGGACAGGTGATCGGCGTGACCGGCGGGATCGACCTGTTCAGTTTCTAA
- a CDS encoding thiolase family protein has product MNSAVIVDAVRTPFGKRDGSFSDTHPQDLAAEPLTALRERNGFEPETIEDVIYGCVTPVDEQGLNVGRLAPMVAGWGDVVPGVQLNRMCGSGQQAANFAAANVMAGQHDVLIAGGVEHMTRVPMGSDGDAPTDTYFEYFDELTTQGEGAERIAENYGLTRSELDEIAADSQRRWKRAWDEGRYDDQIAAVETELDGEEIVVERDEHPRPGTDEETLAELPLSFREEGEGFHHPGNSSGIVDGSCALLIASEAAAEEHGWEPMARIVQTEVVGVDPVTMLRGPIPATENVLEKADMSVGDIDLFEVNEAFASVVAAWLEETGASWEDVNVNGGAIAHGHPLGATGAMLLTKLAHELERTGQETALSTMCIGFGQGVATILERV; this is encoded by the coding sequence ATGAACTCCGCAGTCATCGTCGATGCCGTCCGGACGCCGTTCGGGAAACGCGACGGGTCGTTCAGCGACACGCACCCGCAGGACCTGGCCGCGGAACCGCTCACTGCCCTGCGCGAGCGCAACGGATTCGAGCCGGAGACGATCGAGGACGTCATCTACGGCTGTGTCACACCCGTCGACGAACAGGGGCTGAACGTCGGCCGACTCGCGCCGATGGTCGCCGGCTGGGGCGACGTCGTCCCCGGCGTCCAGTTGAACCGGATGTGCGGGTCGGGCCAGCAGGCCGCGAACTTCGCCGCGGCGAACGTCATGGCCGGCCAGCACGACGTCCTCATCGCGGGCGGGGTCGAACACATGACCCGCGTGCCGATGGGGTCGGACGGCGACGCGCCGACCGACACGTATTTCGAGTACTTCGACGAGTTGACCACGCAGGGCGAGGGAGCCGAGCGCATCGCCGAGAACTACGGCCTCACGCGCTCGGAACTCGACGAGATCGCCGCCGACTCCCAACGGCGCTGGAAGCGGGCCTGGGACGAGGGCCGCTACGACGACCAGATCGCGGCCGTCGAGACCGAACTCGACGGCGAGGAGATCGTCGTCGAACGGGACGAACACCCGCGGCCGGGCACGGACGAGGAAACGCTCGCCGAACTCCCGCTGTCGTTCCGGGAGGAGGGCGAGGGCTTTCACCACCCCGGTAACTCCTCGGGGATCGTCGACGGCTCCTGTGCGCTGTTGATCGCGAGCGAAGCAGCCGCCGAAGAACACGGCTGGGAGCCGATGGCCCGCATCGTCCAGACCGAGGTCGTCGGCGTCGACCCCGTCACGATGCTTCGCGGCCCCATCCCGGCGACGGAGAACGTCCTCGAGAAAGCCGACATGTCGGTCGGCGACATCGACCTCTTCGAGGTCAACGAGGCCTTCGCCTCGGTCGTCGCCGCCTGGCTCGAGGAGACCGGCGCGTCCTGGGAGGACGTCAACGTCAACGGCGGGGCGATCGCCCACGGTCACCCGCTGGGCGCGACCGGCGCGATGTTGCTGACCAAACTGGCCCACGAACTCGAGCGCACCGGTCAGGAGACCGCGCTCTCGACGATGTGTATCGGCTTCGGCCAGGGCGTCGCGACGATCCTCGAACGGGTCTGA
- a CDS encoding acyl-CoA dehydrogenase family protein → MEYHDSEKAKEVAGRVEDFMDEVVIPREREALATGETISMDEIHEMWEMAKERDLFAPQVPEEYGGQGLDFSDMLPSFEQVGRSLIGAIAIRANAPQEGNMHTLEMVGTEEQKEEYLRPLVQGEISTAFAMTEPKVGAGSDPKMLQSTAVKDGDEWVINGHKWWTSDGLGADYYLAMVRTDLDAHPYEGASIILVPRDADGVEVVRNVDHLGGHGITERKGGHAEMKFDNVRVPVENTLGEEGDGFRIAQMRLGGGRLTHCMRYSGMAQRSLEIAKAYLQERDAFGTKLEDKQALRHRIADAETRLHAARTMVRHAARELDRSDARIEVAMSKMFTANVTNDTIDLALQCCGGNGIGKDIPIAHFYENVRAFRIVDGADEVHRRSIARWAFEDVDETEIENTLQFDENLRHDELKE, encoded by the coding sequence ATGGAGTACCACGACTCCGAGAAAGCGAAGGAGGTTGCGGGCCGCGTAGAGGACTTCATGGACGAAGTCGTCATTCCGCGCGAGCGAGAGGCGCTCGCGACGGGTGAGACGATCTCCATGGACGAGATCCACGAGATGTGGGAGATGGCCAAGGAGCGCGACCTGTTCGCGCCGCAGGTCCCCGAGGAGTACGGTGGACAGGGACTCGACTTCAGCGACATGCTACCGTCGTTCGAACAGGTCGGGCGCTCGCTGATCGGCGCGATCGCGATCCGGGCCAACGCACCCCAGGAGGGGAACATGCACACCCTCGAGATGGTCGGCACGGAAGAACAGAAAGAGGAGTACCTGCGCCCGCTCGTGCAGGGCGAGATCTCCACCGCCTTCGCGATGACCGAGCCCAAGGTCGGTGCCGGCTCCGACCCGAAGATGCTCCAGAGTACCGCCGTCAAGGACGGCGACGAGTGGGTTATCAACGGCCACAAATGGTGGACCTCCGACGGGCTGGGTGCGGACTACTATCTGGCGATGGTCCGGACCGATCTGGACGCCCATCCCTACGAGGGTGCCTCGATCATCCTCGTACCGCGCGACGCCGACGGCGTCGAGGTCGTCCGCAACGTCGATCACCTCGGCGGCCACGGAATCACGGAGCGCAAGGGCGGTCACGCGGAGATGAAGTTCGACAACGTTCGCGTCCCCGTCGAGAACACCCTCGGCGAGGAAGGCGACGGGTTCCGCATCGCCCAGATGCGACTCGGCGGCGGCCGGCTCACCCACTGCATGCGCTACTCCGGAATGGCCCAGCGGTCGCTCGAGATCGCGAAGGCCTACCTCCAAGAGCGGGACGCGTTCGGCACGAAACTCGAGGACAAGCAGGCGCTGCGCCACCGCATCGCCGACGCCGAAACCCGCCTGCACGCAGCGCGAACGATGGTTCGCCACGCCGCGCGCGAACTCGACCGCAGCGACGCGCGCATCGAGGTCGCGATGTCGAAGATGTTCACCGCGAACGTCACCAACGATACGATCGACCTCGCGCTGCAGTGCTGTGGCGGCAACGGGATCGGGAAGGACATCCCGATCGCACACTTCTACGAGAACGTCCGCGCGTTCCGTATCGTCGACGGGGCCGACGAGGTCCACCGCCGTTCGATCGCCCGCTGGGCGTTCGAGGACGTAGACGAGACCGAGATCGAGAACACCCTCCAGTTCGACGAGAACCTGCGACACGACGAACTCAAAGAGTAA
- a CDS encoding RDD family protein → MIDWTLDGFLPTRRQPAPRVDTADDRDVLLARAGAAAIDLFVCYVLLEFPLIYAASVVFSESYEALGGYVVFLSLVALLPLYVTYSFVCEWRYGRTPGKVNRGLLVVMADGRECTLRASAVRNLGLYVDLLGVPPLVLGLVSALVTDGRRVGDLAAGTIVVRSTAPANLETAVAADADTSAAARANCDEKN, encoded by the coding sequence GTGATCGATTGGACGCTGGACGGGTTCCTCCCGACCCGGCGACAACCGGCTCCGAGAGTCGACACCGCGGACGACCGGGACGTGTTGCTCGCCCGCGCCGGAGCGGCGGCGATCGACCTGTTCGTCTGTTACGTCCTCCTCGAGTTCCCGCTGATCTACGCCGCGAGCGTGGTCTTCAGTGAGTCCTACGAGGCGCTCGGAGGATACGTCGTCTTCCTCTCGCTGGTCGCACTCTTGCCGCTCTACGTCACCTACTCGTTCGTCTGTGAGTGGCGCTACGGGCGGACGCCCGGGAAGGTAAACCGCGGCCTACTTGTCGTCATGGCGGACGGCCGCGAGTGTACGCTCCGGGCCAGCGCCGTCCGGAACCTCGGTCTGTACGTCGATCTACTCGGCGTCCCGCCGCTGGTACTCGGGCTCGTCTCGGCGCTGGTGACCGACGGCCGACGCGTCGGCGATCTCGCCGCCGGCACGATCGTCGTTCGCTCGACGGCACCGGCGAACCTCGAGACGGCGGTGGCTGCCGACGCGGACACGAGCGCGGCCGCTCGAGCGAACTGCGACGAAAAGAACTAA
- a CDS encoding ABC transporter ATP-binding protein — translation MPDIEIRNLTKVYEESGNRIVAVDDVDLTIEDGEFVTLVGPSGCGKTTTLRCVAGLNKPTSGTITFGDRDVTQKPVQERNIALLFQDIALYPHMSVQENMAYGLKIAGFSREERMARVEEAAELLQITDQLQKMPADLSGGQQQRVALGRSLVRDPEIFLFDEPMSDLDAKLKAELRPVIEKVTDEIGCPTLYVTHDQEEAMTMSDRVAVINDGELAQVAPPKEVYDEPASQFVSQFIGQPSTQFFEGNVGAVNGTVELDVGGYEYDLARDGLEGWAGEDVRVGLRPQYIQVSDDPDVGIPASHLLDEPLGDATHSFFDTEFGEIVVVTDPDFDGNGKEYSLVFDDEYIQLFDDDSGVRIA, via the coding sequence ATGCCAGATATCGAGATCCGGAACCTGACGAAAGTGTACGAGGAATCGGGCAACAGAATCGTCGCCGTCGACGACGTCGACCTCACCATCGAGGACGGCGAGTTCGTGACGCTGGTCGGTCCCTCGGGCTGTGGCAAGACCACGACCCTTCGCTGTGTCGCGGGACTGAACAAGCCGACCAGCGGGACGATCACGTTCGGCGACCGCGACGTGACCCAAAAGCCCGTCCAGGAACGCAACATCGCGTTGCTCTTCCAGGACATCGCGCTCTACCCGCACATGAGCGTCCAGGAGAACATGGCCTACGGGCTCAAGATCGCCGGCTTCTCCCGCGAGGAACGGATGGCCCGCGTCGAGGAGGCCGCCGAGTTGCTCCAGATCACGGACCAGCTACAGAAGATGCCCGCGGACCTCTCGGGCGGCCAGCAACAGCGGGTCGCGCTCGGCCGATCGCTCGTGCGGGACCCGGAGATCTTCCTGTTCGACGAGCCCATGTCGGACCTAGACGCCAAGCTCAAGGCCGAACTCCGGCCGGTCATCGAGAAGGTGACCGACGAGATCGGCTGCCCGACGCTGTACGTGACCCACGACCAGGAGGAGGCGATGACCATGTCCGACCGCGTCGCCGTGATCAACGACGGCGAACTGGCACAGGTCGCCCCGCCGAAGGAGGTCTACGACGAACCGGCCTCGCAGTTCGTCAGCCAGTTCATCGGCCAGCCGTCGACGCAGTTCTTCGAGGGCAACGTCGGCGCGGTCAACGGCACCGTCGAACTCGACGTCGGCGGCTACGAGTACGACCTCGCCCGCGACGGCCTCGAGGGCTGGGCCGGCGAGGACGTCCGCGTCGGCCTCCGGCCACAGTACATCCAGGTCAGCGACGACCCCGATGTCGGTATCCCGGCGTCGCACCTGTTAGACGAACCGCTGGGCGATGCGACCCACAGCTTCTTCGACACGGAGTTCGGCGAGATCGTCGTCGTTACCGATCCGGACTTCGACGGCAACGGGAAGGAGTACAGCCTCGTCTTCGACGACGAGTACATTCAGCTGTTCGACGACGATTCCGGCGTCCGGATCGCCTGA